TGTTGAGAAAAACATCAATGTACCCGGAGTGTGTCCATTCAAAAAACGGATTCCCTGTTGGCCAGGTAACCTGGTCAGAAAAGTCGGTCCAGGTGAAATTATTCGGATTCCCTGATCCATCATAATCAATTGAAACCTTTACCTGAAGGGCAGGTCCTGAATACCCCACTGCAGCATAAAATGAGAGCAGTTTTGTTTCTATTTCCTGTGATTCGATTAAAGGAGAAATAAGCCAGTTCTCATTTACATAGGATGTACCGCTTACAAATCCGCTGATTTTGGCACAGGGTGTATTGTTGATGCCGAAAGTATTGTCCCTGTCCCAGTCCTGTTCGCCGGTAACATTATACTGTGTCCAGCCTTCCCAGTCCTCATTAAAAGTTGTAAACAGCACCATAACCATCTGATAAGTAGTCGCATTAGCTGCAGGAGGATTGCCATCTGTCTTGTAATCAATAACTGCTCCTGTACCGGTGTAGGGGAATATTTTGAAATAATAAGTCTCCTCAACAGGCAGATCAGTAAACATGTATTGTTGGGCGCCAAATGAAATATTCATCGCTGCAGATCCGTCCGTGAGATCAGGATCGTTGGCAACCGGAACGCCGTCTGCCGGGAGGGTAATGGCAGGGCTGTCGCTGGCAAGAAGCAGGTAGGAGGTGGGTAAAATATTTCCTGTTGCATCAGTCCAGGTAAGGGCAATATTCTGACCATACGCAGTCGCGCCGAAATCAGCCGGGTAATTGCTTGGCTCACCCAATGCCCATTCAAAATCTTCGAGAAACCGCGAAGTAATATAATCACCATCGGCTCTTGAATTCAAAATTCCAATGATGTTTCCGGCGCCTGAAGGAATAGTTGTTCCGATGTAATTCACATCATAAAAGGTTGTTCTGAAATTTCCTGATGCTTTACTGTTGTCGCTGATTTCGTAAACCGTACCGTTTGCAAATGCACTGCCTGCATCAGCGAAAGTAGCGCCGATAATTTTCACCAATTCAGATTCATAATTTTCAAAATTGGTCAACATTTGGTTTATGGTAATCACCTGAGGCACAACCTGGTTTCCTGTGGATGTGGCAGCACCCGGATCCAAAGCAGGGGTGAACTGAAGCATGTTCCCAAACTCAGCTATGGTTCCGGTTATCCCTGTGATTCCGTCACCTATGTTATAGTTTGTATTGATTTTACCAGAAACATCATCAATGAGAATGGCTGCTGATGCATCCTGAATGTACTTCTGGTTTCTGAAGGTTTGCTTGAAAGTAAGCACGACCTCGCCGGTAAGCTGAAAATAGTTCGTCGAGGGAAATGCTGCCCTGAGCTGAGCAAGATTTGCAACTTGTGCAGGGACAACAATGGTATATGTTCCCTGGGCAATGTTACTTGGATCAAGACCTGCAGCATAAGCACGGGCTTTCAGTAAGGTTGTAGATGTGATGTTAATTGGAATGGTATAAGGTGTTGACGACTGGGTTGGCTCGCTGCCGTCGGTTGTGTAAAATATTGAAGCATCAGGTGTGGCGCAACTGATGGCCACCGTTACAGGACCGAAAAACTGACCGGCCGGAGGTGAAAATGAAGGAGTAGCTGTTGTGTTTCCACCGCCAAAATTTGTAATAAGGATGTCGTCAATATTCAGTCTGCGATTTGATGTTCCTTCTTCGGTGGCGCGTTTGATGCGGATACGGATATTTCCATTAACGTTTACATCTTCCGAAAAAAATTGAACATCGTCGGATGCCGGTGCTGTAAAAGCATTGCCGATTTGGGCCCATACCGTACCGTCAAGGCTATACTCAACTTTCCAGTCTACCTGAGCATCTGTTCCGTATCGACGGTAATAGAAGCTGACATTACCAATGCCGTTTTCTTTGTCTTCAAGCATGGTCATCACTGAGGTGCCGTAACCGCGCAACCTTGCCGAGCGAATTCCGTTTTTCCAATCAGCATCCAAAGTTCCGATCAGTGCTTCGGTCATATTCCAGGTCAAACCGCTAAGTATCACGTCACCAGAGGCGTAGGCAGTTTTCACCTCTCCCTCGCCTTCAAAATTTACTAAGTATTGTGCATCTGCTGTTGAAGCGAAAAACAACAGTCCGATAACCAGCACAACTGGTTTTAAAGCAATAAAAATCTTTTTCATGTAATTAATTGTCAAATTGTTAATATTATAAAATTGTAAATATCATGAGATTCCTGATTCAATTTCCGTCTGCAAAAGTCCTGAAAATAATCCAGACTATTTTTCAATTACAATTAAATTTAGGTTAAAAATTAAGAGGCTAAAAGTAAGG
The window above is part of the Bacteroidales bacterium genome. Proteins encoded here:
- a CDS encoding chitobiase/beta-hexosaminidase C-terminal domain-containing protein, with protein sequence MKKIFIALKPVVLVIGLLFFASTADAQYLVNFEGEGEVKTAYASGDVILSGLTWNMTEALIGTLDADWKNGIRSARLRGYGTSVMTMLEDKENGIGNVSFYYRRYGTDAQVDWKVEYSLDGTVWAQIGNAFTAPASDDVQFFSEDVNVNGNIRIRIKRATEEGTSNRRLNIDDILITNFGGGNTTATPSFSPPAGQFFGPVTVAISCATPDASIFYTTDGSEPTQSSTPYTIPINITSTTLLKARAYAAGLDPSNIAQGTYTIVVPAQVANLAQLRAAFPSTNYFQLTGEVVLTFKQTFRNQKYIQDASAAILIDDVSGKINTNYNIGDGITGITGTIAEFGNMLQFTPALDPGAATSTGNQVVPQVITINQMLTNFENYESELVKIIGATFADAGSAFANGTVYEISDNSKASGNFRTTFYDVNYIGTTIPSGAGNIIGILNSRADGDYITSRFLEDFEWALGEPSNYPADFGATAYGQNIALTWTDATGNILPTSYLLLASDSPAITLPADGVPVANDPDLTDGSAAMNISFGAQQYMFTDLPVEETYYFKIFPYTGTGAVIDYKTDGNPPAANATTYQMVMVLFTTFNEDWEGWTQYNVTGEQDWDRDNTFGINNTPCAKISGFVSGTSYVNENWLISPLIESQEIETKLLSFYAAVGYSGPALQVKVSIDYDGSGNPNNFTWTDFSDQVTWPTGNPFFEWTHSGYIDVFLNSDDFYVAFVYYSTDEESATWEVDNIMISGELTVGISGSTKENSISIYPNPGNGLFYIHLQHDFDQLEVHSITGQLVHEQVLSDSIQLLDLTHLNKGFYMIRLSDSTSGLTLMRKIIIN